A stretch of Lathyrus oleraceus cultivar Zhongwan6 chromosome 6, CAAS_Psat_ZW6_1.0, whole genome shotgun sequence DNA encodes these proteins:
- the LOC127091638 gene encoding uncharacterized protein LOC127091638 isoform X1, with amino-acid sequence MEKMHYAEELVREFLVFRGFTNTLEAYETELRTDVGKGFQVDKILDLIFSLYVPKFQIDKLVALLGFFKHYLSSSFETTLVSTFSKLEASLLRFYVVHALQSNRRDKVVEFFTVHGPDLLQSSQEDWTQWFAIPYVKNPQLDPEFRIFFSKEWYQALHLSVRNFFSEIFNATRLPALLKISSEMNATSLLKRDITQLNIKLSELQALLNEKETQLRQFKSMEGNISSSSNLHEESTHMSKDSPETFPQEVQTEIGQDLVVGEPEFVSSKSGDNSAFLLNDYLGNGKAGNTTLKENDGDVSREEDFDEVNVEHQETFLGHTSPISRCRFSASGNNIASASLDGTARIWTYDASTPASRNATIYCGTEILSLDWECKSDRLLLIGTSDACIKAWNVDAKRVVCDLNTTEAFPSVLDIKCSPVEPIFVSAAASGGSGSNYFDNLGFASLTVWNMKTWKAMTVLPLGEDPPAITSICFNHNGKILAASAVDGMIHMFDMSAGLQITGWPAHDSSISSILFGPDETSIFSFGSDGKIFEWSLQNQGQILWSRDCSRFCYPVNDSNYYRRDMALDANGRRLLVTSSSVRAPIYQVQDHLNGWRTLPHGAPITAVDWHPTLPIFLTGSADNSVRVTSLLS; translated from the exons ATGGAGAAGATGCATTACGCCGAAGAGTTAGTAAGAGAGTTTCTCGTCTTTCGAGGATTCACCAACACTCTCGAAGCTTACGAAACCGAATTGCGCACCGACGTCGGAAAAGGCTTTCAGGTCGACAAAATTCTTGACCTAATCTTCTCGTTATACGTTCCGAAGTTTCAGATTGATAAATTGGTAGCGCTTCTCGGTTTCTTCAAACACTATCTCTCTTCGTCGTTCGAAACTACACTCGTTTCAACTTTCTCTAAATTGGAAGCTTCTCTTTTGCGATTCTACGTCGTTCACGCTTTGCAATCCAATCGGAGGGATAAGGTTGTTGAGTTTTTCACTGTTCATGGTCCTGACTTGTTGCAGAGTTCTCAGGAGGATTGGACTCAATGGTTTG CAATTCCTTATGTGAAGAATCCACAATTGGATCCGGAATTTCGAATATTTTTCTCCAAGGAGTGGTATCAGGCCTTGCATCTTTCTGTTAGAAATTTCTTTAGTGAGATCTTCAATGCTACTC GTCTACCTGCTCTACTGAAGATTAGTTCAGAGATGAATGCTACCAGCCTACTCAAAAGAGATATCACACAGCTAAATATTAAATTGTCAGAACTTCAGGCTTTACTCAATGAGAAAGAGACACAATTAAGGCAGTTTAAAAG TATGGAAGGAAATATTAGCTCATCAAGCAATTTGCATGAAGAAAGTACTCATATGTCAAAAGATTCTCCAGAGACTTTTCCACAAGAAGTTCAAACAGAGATTGGCCAAGATTTAGTTGTGGGTGAGCCTGAGTTTGTTAGCTCTAAGTCTGGCGATAATTCAGCTTTCTTATTGAATGACTATCTTGGAAATGGCAAAGCTGGCAATACCACTTTAAAAG AAAACGATGGGGATGTGTCTAGGGAAGAAGACTTTGATGAGGTCAATGTAGAGCACCAG GAGACTTTTTTGGGGCACACTAGTCCAATCAGCCGGTGCCGCTTCTCTGCATCTGGAAACAATATTGCTAGTGCTTCTCTAGATGGCACTGCCAG GATATGGACATACGATGCATCAACTCCGGCGTCTAGAAATGCAACCATATATTGCGGTACTGAAATTCTATCACTTGACTGGGAGTGCAAATCAGACCGATTG CTTCTGATAGGTACATCTGATGCGTGCATTAAGGCATGGAATGTGGACGCAAAGAGAGTTGTTTGTGACCTTAATACAACTGAAGCATTTCCAAG TGTATTGGACATAAAGTGCAGTCCTGTTGAACCTATTTTTGTGTCTGCAGCAGCATCTGGAGG GTCTGGTTCCAACTATTTTGACAACCTGGGTTTTGCTTCACTCACTGTATGGAACATGAAGACATGGAAGGCCATG ACAGTTCTTCCTCTTGGAGAAGATCCACCAGCAATTACTTCTATATGTTTCAATCACAATGGGAAGATTTTAGCAGCTTCTGCTGTTGATGGAATGATTCACATGTTCG ACATGTCCGCTGGCCTACAAATCACTGGCTGGCCTGCACATGATTCTTCCATCAGTTCTATTCTTTTTGGACCGGATGAGACTAGCATTTTTAGCTTTGGCTCTGATGGGAAG ATTTTTGAGTGGAGCTTGCAAAACCAAGGTCAAATCTTGTGGTCAAGAGACTGTAGTAG GTTTTGTTACCCTGTTAATGATTCAAATTATTATAGACGTGATATGGCATTAGATGCAAATGGGAGGAGACTCTTGGTAACATCCAGTTCAGTTAGAGCACCCATATATCAG GTTCAGGATCATTTGAATGGTTGGAGAACACTTCCTCACGGTGCTCCTATTACTGCTGTAGATTGGCATCCGACTTTGCCCATTTTCTTGACTGGATCAGCTGATAACTCTGTCCGAGTAACATCTTTACTATCATAG
- the LOC127091638 gene encoding uncharacterized protein LOC127091638 isoform X2, translating into MEKMHYAEELVREFLVFRGFTNTLEAYETELRTDVGKGFQVDKILDLIFSLYVPKFQIDKLVALLGFFKHYLSSSFETTLVSTFSKLEASLLRFYVVHALQSNRRDKVVEFFTVHGPDLLQSSQEDWTQWFAIPYVKNPQLDPEFRIFFSKEWYQALHLSVRNFFSEIFNATRLPALLKISSEMNATSLLKRDITQLNIKLSELQALLNEKETQLRQFKSMEGNISSSSNLHEESTHMSKDSPETFPQEVQTEIGQDLVVENDGDVSREEDFDEVNVEHQETFLGHTSPISRCRFSASGNNIASASLDGTARIWTYDASTPASRNATIYCGTEILSLDWECKSDRLLLIGTSDACIKAWNVDAKRVVCDLNTTEAFPSVLDIKCSPVEPIFVSAAASGGSGSNYFDNLGFASLTVWNMKTWKAMTVLPLGEDPPAITSICFNHNGKILAASAVDGMIHMFDMSAGLQITGWPAHDSSISSILFGPDETSIFSFGSDGKIFEWSLQNQGQILWSRDCSRFCYPVNDSNYYRRDMALDANGRRLLVTSSSVRAPIYQVQDHLNGWRTLPHGAPITAVDWHPTLPIFLTGSADNSVRVTSLLS; encoded by the exons ATGGAGAAGATGCATTACGCCGAAGAGTTAGTAAGAGAGTTTCTCGTCTTTCGAGGATTCACCAACACTCTCGAAGCTTACGAAACCGAATTGCGCACCGACGTCGGAAAAGGCTTTCAGGTCGACAAAATTCTTGACCTAATCTTCTCGTTATACGTTCCGAAGTTTCAGATTGATAAATTGGTAGCGCTTCTCGGTTTCTTCAAACACTATCTCTCTTCGTCGTTCGAAACTACACTCGTTTCAACTTTCTCTAAATTGGAAGCTTCTCTTTTGCGATTCTACGTCGTTCACGCTTTGCAATCCAATCGGAGGGATAAGGTTGTTGAGTTTTTCACTGTTCATGGTCCTGACTTGTTGCAGAGTTCTCAGGAGGATTGGACTCAATGGTTTG CAATTCCTTATGTGAAGAATCCACAATTGGATCCGGAATTTCGAATATTTTTCTCCAAGGAGTGGTATCAGGCCTTGCATCTTTCTGTTAGAAATTTCTTTAGTGAGATCTTCAATGCTACTC GTCTACCTGCTCTACTGAAGATTAGTTCAGAGATGAATGCTACCAGCCTACTCAAAAGAGATATCACACAGCTAAATATTAAATTGTCAGAACTTCAGGCTTTACTCAATGAGAAAGAGACACAATTAAGGCAGTTTAAAAG TATGGAAGGAAATATTAGCTCATCAAGCAATTTGCATGAAGAAAGTACTCATATGTCAAAAGATTCTCCAGAGACTTTTCCACAAGAAGTTCAAACAGAGATTGGCCAAGATTTAGTTGTGG AAAACGATGGGGATGTGTCTAGGGAAGAAGACTTTGATGAGGTCAATGTAGAGCACCAG GAGACTTTTTTGGGGCACACTAGTCCAATCAGCCGGTGCCGCTTCTCTGCATCTGGAAACAATATTGCTAGTGCTTCTCTAGATGGCACTGCCAG GATATGGACATACGATGCATCAACTCCGGCGTCTAGAAATGCAACCATATATTGCGGTACTGAAATTCTATCACTTGACTGGGAGTGCAAATCAGACCGATTG CTTCTGATAGGTACATCTGATGCGTGCATTAAGGCATGGAATGTGGACGCAAAGAGAGTTGTTTGTGACCTTAATACAACTGAAGCATTTCCAAG TGTATTGGACATAAAGTGCAGTCCTGTTGAACCTATTTTTGTGTCTGCAGCAGCATCTGGAGG GTCTGGTTCCAACTATTTTGACAACCTGGGTTTTGCTTCACTCACTGTATGGAACATGAAGACATGGAAGGCCATG ACAGTTCTTCCTCTTGGAGAAGATCCACCAGCAATTACTTCTATATGTTTCAATCACAATGGGAAGATTTTAGCAGCTTCTGCTGTTGATGGAATGATTCACATGTTCG ACATGTCCGCTGGCCTACAAATCACTGGCTGGCCTGCACATGATTCTTCCATCAGTTCTATTCTTTTTGGACCGGATGAGACTAGCATTTTTAGCTTTGGCTCTGATGGGAAG ATTTTTGAGTGGAGCTTGCAAAACCAAGGTCAAATCTTGTGGTCAAGAGACTGTAGTAG GTTTTGTTACCCTGTTAATGATTCAAATTATTATAGACGTGATATGGCATTAGATGCAAATGGGAGGAGACTCTTGGTAACATCCAGTTCAGTTAGAGCACCCATATATCAG GTTCAGGATCATTTGAATGGTTGGAGAACACTTCCTCACGGTGCTCCTATTACTGCTGTAGATTGGCATCCGACTTTGCCCATTTTCTTGACTGGATCAGCTGATAACTCTGTCCGAGTAACATCTTTACTATCATAG
- the LOC127091637 gene encoding G-type lectin S-receptor-like serine/threonine-protein kinase At5g24080 gives MASSVMYYWIVVTIFLSCSSDCVSSEIELGSRLLASKDQVWVSDNGTFAIGFTPSDTDNRFFTFGIWFASLPGDRTFVWSPNRNSPTSREAILELDTTGNLVLIDKKVTIWASNTSNVNVESATMSESGNFILHNTNNHPIWQSFSQPSNTLLPNQPLTVSSELTSSKSSSHGGYYALKMLQQPTSLSLALTYNLPESYQTFDENESYANYSYWQGPEISNVTGEVIAVLDQAGSFGIVYGNSSDGAVYVYKNDNDDAGLASAIHQSTPLTVLRRLTLEENGNLRLYRWEDVNGSKQWVSQWAAVSNPCDIGGICGNGVCKLDKTKTNASCTCLPGTSKVGRDGQCYENSSLVGKCTNRKNENNTSNFRISTVQQTNYYFSESSIIANYSESDVSSVSKCGDACLSDCDCVASVYGLNEERPFCWVLRSLSFGGFEDTSSTLFVKVRANSSWTPEGQGRSNNSSSDGMGSAKEKAVIIPIVLGMIVLIILLSMLLYYSVHRKRTLKREMESSLVLSGAPVNFTYRALQIRTSNFSQLLGTGGFGSVYKGSLGDGTLVAVKKLDKILPHGEKEFITEVNTIGSMHHMNLVRLCGFCSEGPQRLLVYEFMKNGSLDQWIFPSIRGRDRLLDWQTRFDIAKNTAQGIAYFHEQCRNKIIHCDIKPENILLDENFCPKVSDFGLAKLMAREHSHVVTMVRGTRGYLAPEWVSNRPITVKADVYSYGMLLLEIIGGRRNLDLSFDAEDFFYPGWAYKEMTSGSTIKVADRRLNGAVDEEELTRALNVAFWCIQDDVSMRPPMGEVVRMLEGQESNIINMPPMPQTVLELIEEGLDHVYKAMKREYNHYSSFTITSHLTSHATCSNSTMSPR, from the exons ATGGCTTCTTCTGTTATGTACTATTGGATTGTTGTTACTATATTCTTGAGTTGTTCCAGTGATTGCGTTTCGAGTGAGATTGAGTTAGGCTCAAGATTATTGGCCAGTAAGGATCAAGTTTGGGTTTCTGATAATGGAACATTCGCCATCGGCTTCACTCCATCAGACACTGATAATCGATTCTTCACGTTCGGCATTTGGTTTGCTAGCCTTCCAGGAGATCGAACTTTCGTTTGGTCACCCAATAG AAACTCACCAACATCTCGAGAAGCGATTTTGGAGCTTGACACAACAGGAAACCTCGTTCTCATTGACAAAAAAGTCACCATATGGGCCTCAAACACCTCAAATGTTAATGTAGAATCAGCAACCATGTCAGAATCTGGTAACTTCATCCTTCACAACACAAACAATCACCCTATATGGCAGagtttttctcaaccttcaaaCACGCTTCTTCCAAATCAGCCTCTAACAGTTTCTTCAGAGTTAACATCGTCAAAATCTTCGTCTCATGGTGGCTACTATGCTCTCAAAATGCTTCAGCAACCGACTTCGTTAAGTCTTGCACTAACTTACAATCTTCCAGAGAGTTACCAAACTTTTGATGAAAATGAATCATACGCAAATTATTCTTATTGGCAAGGTCCTGAGATTTCCAATGTAACTGGAGAAGTTATCGCGGTTTTAGATCAGGCTGGAAGCTTTGGAATTGTATATGGAAATTCATCTGATGGTGCGGTTTATGTTTATAAGAATGATAATGATGATGCAGGTTTAGCTTCTGCAATTCATCAATCTACACCGTTAACTGTTCTTAGGAGACTGACGCTCGAAGAGAATGGAAATCTGCGGTTGTATCGATGGGAGGACGTAAATGGATCGAAACAATGGGTGTCACAGTGGGCTGCAGTTTCAAATCCATGTGATATTGGTGGAATTTGTGGTAATGGAGTTTGTAAATTGGATAAAACTAAGACTAATGCTTCTTGCACTTGCTTACCAGGAACTTCTAAAGTTGGAAGAGATGGACAATGTTATGAGAATTCATCTCTTGTTGGAAAATGTACTAACAGAAAAAACGAAAACAATACATCGAATTTTAGAATTTCAACTGTGCAACAAACTAATTATTATTTCTCTGAATCATCAATAATAGCTAATTATAGTGAGAGTGATGTTTCTTCTGTATCAAAATGCGGCGATGCGTGTTTATCAGATTGTGATTGTGTTGCTTCTGTTTATGGACTAAATGAAGAAAGACCTTTTTGTTGGGTGTTGAGGAGTTTAAGTTTTGGTGGTTTTGAAGATACGAGTTCTACTTTGTTTGTGAAGGTTCGAGCGAATAGTTCATGGACACCAGAAGGACAAGGAAGGTCTAATAACAGTTCTTCTGATGGAATGGGGAGTGCTAAGGAAAAGGCTGTGATTATTCCAATTGTTCTAGGCATGATAGTTCTCATTATTTTACTCTCTATGTTACTGTATTATAGTGTTCATAGAAAAAGAACTTTGAAAAGAGAGATGGAAAGTTCATTGGTCTTATCAGGGGCTCCAGTGAATTTCACTTACCGCGCTTTGCAAATCAGGACAAGCAACTTTTCGCAGCTTCTAGGAACAG GTGGATTTGGAAGTGTGTATAAAGGAAGCTTAGGAGATGGTACCTTAGTGGCAGTGAAGAAACTTGATAAGATTTTGCCTCATGGAGAGAAAGAATTTATCACCGAAGTAAACACAATTGGCTCAATGCATCATATGAATCTGGTTCGTTTATGTGGTTTTTGTTCCGAGGGACCTCAGAG ACTTTTAGTTTACGAGTTCATGAAAAATGGCTCATTGGATCAGTGGATCTTCCCTTCGATTAGAGGGCGAGATAGATTGCTCGATTGGCAAACTCGTTTTGATATAGCCAAAAATACTGCACAAGGGATTGCTTACTTTCATGAGCAGTGTAGAAATAAGATAATACACTGTGACATCAAACCAGAAAATATATTGTTAGATGAAAACTTTTGTCCCAAGGTATCTGATTTTGGACTTGCTAAATTGATGGCAAGGGAACATTCTCATGTGGTAACAATGGTAAGAGGCACTAGAGGCTATTTGGCACCTGAATGGGTTAGTAATCGACCGATAACCGTAAAAGCAGATGTTTACAGCTACGGAATGCTTCTTTTAGAAATCATTGGTGGTAGAAGAAATCTTGATTTGTCCTTTGATGCAGAAGATTTCTTCTATCCTGGTTGGGCTTACAAG GAGATGACAAGTGGATCAACCATCAAAGTGGCAGATAGAAGATTAAATGGGGctgttgatgaagaagaactaACAAGAGCTTTGAATGTTGCCTTCTGGTGCATCCAAGATGATGTTTCAATGAGACCACCAATGGGAGAAGTGGTGAGAATGCTTGAAGGTCAAGAATCAAATATCATAAACATGCCACCAATGCCACAAACAGTACTAGAGTTAATTGAAGAAGGGTTGGATCATGTCTACAAAGCTATGAAAAGAGAGTATAATCACTATAGCTCATTCACCATTACTAGTCATCTTACATCTCATGCCACGTGTAGCAATTCCACAATGTCACCAAGATAG